The nucleotide sequence ATTCATAGTTGAAACGGGCAAACTTGGATCTTAACTGCTTTCTGTAGGATAAGAAGGCCTTTCTACAGGCTTCATAGGTTTCCAAATAGTACGATAATACGTCCACTGAATCACGAACATACTTAACGGCAGTTTCAGGTCGAAAAAAAAATCTTTCTTTTAGATTACGATTCGATGAATCTTAAACCTCTATTATTAAGTTTGATCGGATCTAACCCTACACTCCCGAACCCATAATTATAATCAGAAAGATAGACCGAAACACCGTATGATCGCCACAAAGGAGCAAGTTCCACCAGCGAATACCCCACATTCAAACAAGATTGATATTTCATTATAGTATTATAATATACTAATTATTCAGATGGAAAACTCTACGGATCCATTACTTTCGTAATACATAAAATAAAAATAGGATTTAACCCTTAAGAACTACGAACCTAAATTTATTATTAATCGATCGTTATATTACATGATGTTTTTTTAAAATAAATTTTCAACTGTGATGAAATGTGAGATCACCTCGGGGTGTCTAACCTAGTACCTTAAGGAGGTATGAACATGGATACAGTGACCATCTTCGCATTAGCGCTTTTGGCTGTTCCTGTGTTTGCCCGGTTTGCCCGAGTATCCAAGGATGCGATGAATCGCTATCACCTAATCGGATTGGGAGGTCTTTTCCTAATTCTTGGTGAGGCTACGAAGATTACTGCGGCTAAAGTAACGCCTATAGCAGCAGTTCTTCCTATGATTGACATCGCAACTGCGATCCTAGCTTACGCGGGGGTACTTTTCGGGGTAGTATGGCTGTCGCTCTACTACGTCAAACACCCGAACGAAATCTAAAAAGAATCCTCCTATTTGAAAAGGAATGGAAGGCGGGAC is from Leptospira sp. WS58.C1 and encodes:
- a CDS encoding LIC10816 family protein, whose translation is MDTVTIFALALLAVPVFARFARVSKDAMNRYHLIGLGGLFLILGEATKITAAKVTPIAAVLPMIDIATAILAYAGVLFGVVWLSLYYVKHPNEI